Proteins encoded within one genomic window of Haloplanus vescus:
- the aspS gene encoding aspartate--tRNA(Asn) ligase, translating into MDNRTHAADVDAGETATVAGWVHEIRDLGGIAFLILRDKTGKLQVKFEKDEMDDDLVDTGLGVHRESVVAVTGAVEEEPRAPTGLELVPDSVEVLAEADPELPLDPSGKVDAELPTRLNNRTLDLRKPEVKAIFEIRSEILRSVRDYFRSVGSTEINTPKIVATGTEGGTELFPITYFGQEAFMNQSPQLFKQLMVGSGLERVFEIGPIFRAEEHNTPRHLNEATMIDFESAFVDHHEAMDVCEGTLKAAYEGVAENCQEELELLGYDDFSAPEDDFPRLTYEEAIERINATGELDEQLVWGDDLPTEAEKALGDDVGGHYFITDWPSEIKPFYIQDYDDDPQLSKGFDLMHPRMELVSGGQREHRHDELVAGFEQQGLDPSQFDYYTRMFKYGMPPHAGWAYGVERLVMTMLDLDNIREAVLFPRDRQRLSP; encoded by the coding sequence ATGGACAACCGAACTCACGCGGCCGACGTCGACGCCGGCGAGACGGCCACGGTTGCCGGCTGGGTCCACGAGATTCGTGACCTCGGCGGTATCGCCTTCCTCATCCTCCGAGACAAGACTGGCAAGCTACAGGTCAAGTTCGAGAAAGACGAGATGGACGACGACCTCGTCGACACGGGCCTGGGCGTCCACCGCGAGAGCGTCGTCGCGGTCACCGGCGCCGTCGAGGAGGAACCGCGCGCGCCGACGGGCCTCGAACTCGTCCCGGACTCGGTCGAGGTGCTTGCCGAGGCCGACCCCGAACTCCCCCTCGACCCCTCGGGGAAGGTCGACGCCGAACTCCCGACCCGACTCAACAACCGGACGCTCGACCTCCGCAAGCCCGAAGTGAAGGCCATCTTCGAGATTCGGAGCGAGATTCTGCGCTCCGTCCGTGACTACTTCCGCTCGGTCGGGAGCACGGAGATCAACACGCCGAAAATCGTCGCCACGGGGACGGAGGGCGGCACGGAACTGTTCCCGATAACCTACTTCGGGCAGGAGGCGTTCATGAACCAGTCGCCGCAGCTGTTCAAGCAGCTGATGGTCGGCAGCGGACTGGAACGCGTCTTCGAAATCGGCCCCATCTTCCGCGCGGAGGAGCACAACACGCCCCGCCACCTCAACGAGGCGACGATGATCGACTTCGAGTCGGCCTTCGTCGACCACCACGAGGCGATGGACGTGTGTGAGGGGACGCTCAAGGCCGCCTACGAGGGCGTCGCCGAGAACTGTCAGGAGGAGCTCGAACTCCTCGGCTACGACGACTTCTCGGCGCCGGAGGACGACTTCCCCCGTCTCACCTATGAGGAGGCCATCGAGCGCATCAACGCCACGGGCGAACTTGACGAGCAGTTGGTCTGGGGCGACGACCTGCCGACCGAGGCCGAGAAGGCCCTCGGCGACGACGTGGGCGGGCACTACTTCATCACCGACTGGCCCTCCGAAATCAAGCCGTTCTACATCCAGGACTACGACGACGACCCGCAGCTGTCGAAGGGCTTCGACCTGATGCACCCGCGGATGGAGCTCGTCTCGGGCGGCCAGCGCGAACACCGCCACGACGAACTCGTCGCGGGCTTCGAACAGCAGGGTCTTGACCCGTCGCAGTTCGACTACTACACCCGGATGTTCAAGTACGGGATGCCGCCCCACGCGGGATGGGCCTACGGCGTCGAGCGTCTCGTGATGACGATGCTCGACCTAGACAACATCCGCGAAGCGGTGCTGTTCCCACGTGACCGTCAGCGTCTGAGTCCGTAG
- a CDS encoding enolase C-terminal domain-like protein yields the protein MSRLRWGGRGIGYKPSPTSGFSSSPACEWIEFDPTDFPVSEALFETPPTLDDGRIALPEEPGLGISLDDGVLDEYRV from the coding sequence GTGTCACGTCTGCGCTGGGGTGGCCGCGGGATTGGATATAAACCCTCGCCGACATCGGGATTTTCGTCGTCGCCGGCCTGCGAGTGGATAGAGTTCGACCCCACCGACTTCCCGGTGTCCGAGGCGCTGTTCGAGACGCCGCCGACGCTGGACGACGGTCGAATCGCACTTCCCGAGGAGCCTGGCTTGGGAATCAGCCTCGACGACGGCGTACTGGACGAATACCGGGTCTGA
- a CDS encoding DUF4013 domain-containing protein, whose translation MTPAIDTLARWPLDTEDWPRTVLVGALLVATLPFVVPGVLLAGYAVRVLRVDVGDDPLPRFTDIRALAETGVRATGIVAAYHLPAVALVAIGTRGAASASVFLQWETLVRFGPSAVGRLPGLAALAGAVGVGLLGAALLPLCGYVSTVAVTAYADTDTLADAFALGRIRRRVFSAATLRAWLLASLAVLGSGVGAFLVATAATPIPGVGRIATAAVRFYGLVVGLAVWTVTRPTRECDGASASDMEVGENAATPST comes from the coding sequence GTGACACCTGCTATCGACACGTTGGCACGATGGCCGCTCGACACCGAGGATTGGCCACGGACCGTCCTCGTCGGCGCACTGCTCGTTGCGACGCTCCCGTTCGTCGTTCCCGGCGTCCTGCTCGCAGGGTATGCCGTCCGCGTCCTGCGAGTGGACGTCGGCGACGACCCACTGCCACGGTTCACTGATATCCGGGCGCTGGCCGAGACGGGCGTTCGGGCCACGGGAATCGTCGCGGCGTACCACCTCCCGGCGGTGGCACTCGTCGCCATCGGCACACGCGGCGCGGCGTCCGCGTCGGTGTTCCTCCAGTGGGAGACACTCGTCCGCTTCGGGCCGAGTGCAGTCGGTCGACTCCCCGGTCTCGCCGCACTCGCTGGCGCCGTCGGCGTCGGGCTTCTCGGCGCGGCGTTACTCCCGCTCTGTGGATACGTCTCGACCGTCGCAGTGACTGCGTACGCCGACACCGACACCCTTGCCGACGCGTTCGCCCTCGGACGGATTCGCCGCCGGGTGTTCTCGGCCGCCACGCTCCGGGCGTGGCTCCTCGCGTCGCTGGCCGTACTCGGTTCTGGTGTCGGTGCGTTCCTCGTCGCCACCGCCGCGACACCGATACCGGGCGTCGGGCGTATCGCCACCGCTGCCGTCCGCTTCTACGGTCTCGTCGTCGGACTCGCTGTCTGGACCGTCACACGGCCCACGAGGGAGTGCGACGGGGCGAGCGCGAGCGATATGGAAGTCGGAGAGAACGCGGCAACGCCGTCGACCTGA
- a CDS encoding phosphoglycerol geranylgeranyltransferase, which yields MSTPWDEWDHVLKVDPDKDLVEGETFEDVCATGTDAIEIGGTTGMTTEKMETVVDACGKYGVPLYQEPSNPAVVIDDDALDGYLIPTVFNAGDSFWVTGAHKEWVRIENGLDWSRTHTEAYIVLNPDSSVAEYTDADCDQSPDDVAAYAAVAEKLFGQDIVYIEYSGTLGDTETVQAAADALDDATLFYGGGVHDYDTAHQMGEHADVVVVGDLLHDEGCDAVRETVEGVKDAHE from the coding sequence ATGAGTACGCCGTGGGACGAGTGGGACCACGTCCTGAAGGTGGACCCCGACAAGGACCTCGTGGAGGGGGAGACCTTCGAGGACGTCTGTGCAACCGGAACCGACGCCATCGAAATCGGCGGGACGACGGGTATGACCACAGAGAAGATGGAGACGGTCGTCGACGCCTGTGGCAAGTACGGCGTCCCCCTGTATCAGGAACCGTCGAACCCGGCGGTCGTCATCGACGACGACGCCCTCGACGGCTATCTGATTCCGACGGTGTTCAACGCCGGCGACAGTTTCTGGGTGACGGGCGCGCACAAGGAGTGGGTCCGCATCGAGAACGGCCTCGACTGGAGTCGAACCCACACCGAGGCTTACATCGTCCTCAATCCCGACTCGTCGGTCGCGGAGTACACCGACGCCGACTGCGACCAGTCTCCGGACGACGTGGCGGCGTACGCCGCCGTCGCCGAGAAACTGTTCGGGCAGGACATCGTCTACATCGAGTATTCGGGGACGCTCGGCGACACCGAGACGGTGCAGGCCGCCGCCGACGCCCTCGACGACGCGACGCTGTTCTACGGCGGCGGCGTCCACGACTACGACACCGCCCACCAGATGGGCGAACACGCCGACGTGGTGGTCGTCGGTGACCTCCTCCACGACGAGGGGTGTGACGCGGTCCGCGAGACGGTCGAGGGCGTCAAGGACGCCCACGAGTGA
- a CDS encoding DNA topoisomerase I has product MKRGPELIITEKDNAARRIADILSDGSADADRVNGVNVYKWGGKRCIGLSGHVVGVDFPPEYDDWRDVEPVELISAEVEKRPTQENIVAALRRLARNASRIVIATDYDREGELIGKEAYELVRDVNDEAPVDRVRFSSITDREVTEAFADPDDLDFDLAAAGEARQIVDLMWGASLTRFLSLSARQLGDDFISVGRVQGPTLKLIVDREREIDAFDPEDYWELFADLTKADETFEAQYFYLDEDDTEAERVWDEDRADAVHDVLAAAEAATVDEVRRRTRTDDPPAPFNTTQFIRAASGIGYSAQRAMSIAEDLYTAGYITYPRTDNTVYPDDLEPRDLLDALSSGPRFGDDAASLLDADDIEPTAGDEETTDHPPIHPTDELPSPSDLSEDEWEVYELVVRRFLATVADAATWEHLRVVATVDDAMDPSLKANGKRLVNPGYHAVYPYRSTSENYVPDVTEGETLALADAQMAAKQTQPPRRYGQSRLIETMEKMGIGTKATRHDVIQKLYDRGYIEGDPPRPTRLARGVVEASEEFADRIVSEEMTAQLEEDMEAIARGEATLDEVTDESREMLERVFDGLMESREALGDHLRKSLKADKTVGPCPECDEDLVIRRSRNGSYFVGCDGYPDCEYTLPLPSTGKPILLDETCPDHGLSDVKMLAGRKTFVHGCPLCAAEAADEEPDLVVGPCPECGDEEGGELAIKRLRSGGRLVGCTRYPDCEYSLPMPRRGEAELTDETCEEHDLPGIRITYEDADREPWELGCPICNYREYQARQAGDELETVDGIGEKTAEKLKDAGVDDVASLKDAEPDTLADQIDGVGPDTVRNWQADAD; this is encoded by the coding sequence ATGAAACGGGGCCCCGAACTGATTATCACGGAGAAAGACAACGCGGCCCGCCGCATCGCAGACATCCTGAGCGACGGGAGCGCGGACGCCGACCGGGTCAACGGGGTCAACGTCTACAAGTGGGGTGGCAAGCGCTGTATCGGCCTGTCCGGCCACGTCGTGGGCGTCGATTTCCCGCCGGAGTACGACGACTGGCGCGACGTGGAGCCAGTCGAACTCATCAGCGCCGAGGTGGAGAAGCGCCCGACACAGGAGAACATCGTCGCGGCGCTTCGTCGCCTCGCCCGCAACGCCTCGCGAATCGTCATCGCCACCGACTACGACCGCGAGGGCGAACTCATCGGGAAGGAGGCGTACGAACTCGTCCGCGACGTGAACGACGAGGCACCCGTCGACCGGGTGCGCTTCTCCTCGATTACCGACCGCGAAGTGACGGAGGCTTTCGCCGACCCGGACGACTTGGACTTCGACCTCGCGGCGGCGGGCGAGGCGCGCCAAATCGTCGACCTGATGTGGGGCGCGTCACTCACGCGATTTCTCTCCCTCTCCGCCCGACAGCTCGGCGACGACTTCATCTCCGTCGGGCGGGTGCAGGGGCCGACGCTGAAGCTCATCGTCGACCGCGAGCGCGAAATCGACGCCTTCGACCCCGAGGACTACTGGGAGCTGTTCGCCGACCTGACCAAAGCGGACGAGACGTTCGAGGCCCAGTACTTCTACCTCGACGAGGACGACACCGAGGCCGAACGCGTCTGGGACGAGGACCGCGCCGACGCGGTCCACGACGTTCTCGCGGCGGCCGAGGCGGCGACGGTCGACGAGGTGCGCCGTCGCACCCGGACCGACGACCCGCCGGCGCCGTTCAACACCACGCAGTTCATCCGCGCCGCGAGCGGCATCGGCTACTCCGCCCAGCGGGCGATGAGCATCGCGGAGGACCTCTACACGGCGGGCTACATCACGTACCCGCGCACGGACAACACGGTCTATCCCGACGACTTGGAGCCGCGAGACCTGCTCGACGCGCTCTCCTCGGGGCCGCGCTTCGGCGACGACGCCGCCTCCCTCCTCGACGCCGACGACATCGAACCGACCGCTGGCGACGAGGAGACGACCGACCACCCGCCGATTCACCCGACCGACGAACTCCCCTCGCCCTCGGACCTCTCGGAGGACGAGTGGGAGGTGTACGAACTCGTCGTCCGGCGCTTCCTCGCCACCGTCGCCGACGCGGCGACGTGGGAGCACCTGCGCGTGGTGGCGACCGTCGACGATGCGATGGACCCGTCGCTGAAGGCAAACGGCAAGCGCCTGGTCAACCCCGGCTACCACGCGGTCTACCCCTACCGCTCGACGAGCGAGAACTACGTCCCCGACGTGACGGAGGGCGAGACGCTCGCACTAGCCGACGCCCAGATGGCGGCCAAGCAGACCCAGCCACCGCGGCGGTACGGCCAGTCCCGCCTCATCGAGACGATGGAGAAGATGGGTATCGGGACGAAGGCGACCCGGCACGACGTGATTCAGAAGCTGTACGACCGCGGGTACATCGAGGGTGACCCGCCGCGGCCGACGCGTCTCGCCCGCGGCGTCGTCGAGGCGTCCGAGGAGTTCGCCGACCGCATCGTCAGCGAGGAGATGACTGCCCAGTTGGAGGAAGATATGGAGGCCATCGCCCGCGGCGAGGCGACCCTCGACGAGGTCACCGACGAGTCCCGCGAGATGCTTGAACGCGTCTTCGATGGGCTGATGGAGTCACGAGAGGCGCTCGGCGACCACCTTCGCAAGTCGCTGAAAGCCGACAAGACCGTCGGCCCGTGTCCCGAATGCGACGAGGACCTCGTCATCCGACGGAGTCGGAACGGTTCCTACTTCGTCGGCTGTGACGGCTACCCCGACTGCGAGTACACGCTCCCGCTCCCCTCGACGGGCAAGCCCATCCTCCTCGACGAGACGTGCCCCGACCACGGCCTCAGCGACGTGAAGATGCTCGCCGGGCGCAAGACGTTCGTCCACGGCTGTCCGCTCTGTGCGGCGGAGGCGGCCGACGAGGAACCCGACCTCGTCGTCGGTCCGTGTCCCGAGTGCGGCGACGAGGAGGGTGGCGAACTCGCCATCAAGCGCCTCCGTTCGGGTGGCCGACTCGTGGGCTGTACGCGCTACCCCGACTGCGAGTACTCCCTGCCCATGCCCCGTCGGGGCGAGGCCGAACTCACCGACGAGACGTGCGAGGAACACGACCTGCCGGGCATCCGCATCACCTACGAGGACGCGGACCGAGAGCCGTGGGAACTGGGCTGTCCCATCTGTAACTACCGCGAGTATCAGGCCCGGCAAGCGGGCGACGAACTCGAAACCGTCGACGGCATCGGCGAGAAGACGGCCGAGAAACTGAAAGACGCGGGCGTCGACGACGTGGCCAGCCTGAAGGACGCGGAACCCGACACGCTGGCGGACCAAATCGACGGCGTCGGCCCCGATACGGTGCGGAACTGGCAGGCCGACGCCGACTGA
- a CDS encoding helix-turn-helix domain-containing protein has product MSSGIHVQLELRGVADCPAASLSEEVTLDSVTVDRHGSAEATNVVGEVTVDHDGDAPTIDDAEAVFEDGSQSVYRYAHEQDCPCSRVPEQGCPVRDVRTDGGRLCLTFVAPDLDTLRAIVTDLQSCCADVTVQRLVRSGATDGDQSLLVADRNAFTDRQYEVLKTAHQMGYFDSPKEANSRTVAEELGVSVSTFVEHLSVAQTKLFDQLISS; this is encoded by the coding sequence ATGTCGTCAGGCATCCACGTCCAACTCGAACTCCGCGGCGTGGCCGACTGTCCTGCGGCGTCGCTGAGCGAGGAAGTCACGCTCGACTCGGTGACCGTCGACCGACACGGGAGCGCGGAGGCGACGAACGTCGTCGGCGAGGTGACCGTCGACCACGACGGCGACGCACCCACCATCGACGACGCCGAAGCGGTGTTCGAAGACGGGTCGCAGTCGGTGTACCGCTACGCCCATGAACAGGACTGCCCGTGTTCGCGGGTCCCGGAACAGGGCTGTCCGGTTCGCGACGTGCGCACGGATGGCGGCCGCCTCTGTCTCACCTTCGTCGCGCCGGACCTCGACACCCTCCGCGCTATCGTGACCGACCTCCAGTCCTGCTGTGCGGACGTGACGGTCCAGCGGTTGGTTCGCTCCGGCGCCACCGACGGCGACCAGTCGCTCCTCGTCGCCGACCGCAACGCGTTCACCGACCGCCAGTACGAGGTGCTGAAGACGGCCCACCAGATGGGCTACTTCGACTCGCCGAAGGAGGCCAACTCCCGGACTGTCGCCGAGGAACTCGGCGTCTCCGTCTCCACGTTCGTCGAACACCTGTCGGTCGCACAGACCAAACTTTTCGACCAACTTATCTCCAGCTGA
- a CDS encoding group I truncated hemoglobin, which translates to MSQTIYNEIGGRDAVEAVVDDFYDKVLNDEQLIPYFEDTDTAELRAHQIQFISAVTGGPVEYTGDDMRAAHDHLDIAEEDFDLVGKYLTQALEENGVPEDNVEAIMAEVVGLKAPVLGQ; encoded by the coding sequence ATGTCGCAGACCATCTACAACGAAATCGGTGGCCGAGACGCAGTCGAAGCAGTCGTCGACGACTTCTACGACAAGGTTCTCAACGACGAACAGCTGATTCCCTACTTCGAAGACACGGACACGGCCGAACTCCGCGCCCACCAGATACAGTTCATCAGCGCCGTCACGGGCGGCCCCGTCGAGTACACGGGCGACGACATGCGCGCGGCCCACGACCACCTCGACATCGCAGAGGAAGACTTCGACCTCGTGGGGAAATACCTCACGCAGGCCCTCGAAGAGAACGGCGTCCCCGAGGACAACGTCGAGGCGATCATGGCCGAAGTCGTCGGCCTCAAAGCGCCGGTTCTCGGCCAGTAA
- the gatB gene encoding Asp-tRNA(Asn)/Glu-tRNA(Gln) amidotransferase subunit GatB gives MTAQALQQRDLAVVIGLEVHVQLETDTKIFCGCSIEAADDEEPNTRTCPVCLGLPGALPVLNEAAVESAVKIGKAIDADVAEETRFHRKNYYYPDLPKNFQITQYDAPICSDGSLEVSVEGERREIGIGRAHLEEDPGSLQHEGGNIETADYSLVNYNRAGTPLMEIVTEPDFRGPGEVRAFLAKLEEVLEYLGVFDASRDGSLRIDANISLVPADEVGEDGDVDEDVLADANRTEVKNISSHKGAEQALAYEVTRQKNAVKRGREVEQETRHWDESRGITVSMRSKEEEKDYRYFREADLPPLRVSDWKEQISIPELPDARRERFREEYALDAEAASKLTSTKSVADFFEDVADRFDADLAATWVADDLLGELNYRDMGIADVEDRLDEFARLIELVAADEITEKNAREVVLRTMLDEGLDPDAVVDREDLGKAGDEAVVAAVEEAIDENPDAVEDYHAGEGGALNFLVGQVMSKTGGSADPGTVNGLLRERLEA, from the coding sequence ATGACTGCGCAGGCGCTCCAGCAACGAGATTTGGCGGTCGTCATCGGGCTGGAGGTTCACGTCCAGCTCGAGACCGACACGAAGATCTTCTGTGGCTGTTCGATCGAGGCGGCGGACGACGAGGAGCCGAACACCCGGACCTGCCCCGTCTGTCTGGGCTTGCCCGGTGCCCTCCCTGTCCTCAACGAGGCGGCGGTCGAGTCCGCGGTGAAGATTGGGAAGGCTATCGACGCCGACGTGGCCGAGGAGACTCGGTTCCACCGCAAGAACTACTACTACCCCGACCTCCCGAAGAACTTCCAGATTACGCAGTACGACGCGCCGATCTGTTCCGACGGCAGTCTCGAAGTGAGCGTCGAGGGCGAGCGCCGCGAAATCGGCATCGGCCGCGCCCACCTCGAAGAGGACCCGGGAAGCCTCCAACACGAGGGCGGCAACATCGAGACGGCCGACTACTCGCTGGTCAACTACAACCGCGCGGGGACGCCGCTGATGGAAATCGTCACCGAACCGGACTTCCGCGGGCCGGGCGAGGTGCGTGCCTTCCTCGCCAAACTGGAGGAGGTCCTCGAATACCTCGGTGTCTTCGATGCCTCCCGCGACGGCAGTCTCCGCATCGACGCCAATATCTCGCTCGTCCCCGCCGACGAGGTGGGCGAGGACGGCGACGTCGACGAGGACGTCCTCGCCGACGCCAACCGGACCGAGGTGAAGAACATCTCGAGCCACAAGGGCGCGGAGCAGGCACTCGCCTACGAGGTGACGCGGCAGAAAAACGCCGTCAAGCGGGGCCGTGAGGTAGAACAGGAGACGCGCCACTGGGACGAGAGCCGCGGCATCACCGTCTCGATGCGCTCGAAAGAGGAGGAGAAGGACTACCGCTACTTCCGCGAGGCCGATCTCCCGCCGCTTCGAGTTTCCGACTGGAAAGAGCAGATTTCCATCCCCGAACTCCCGGACGCGCGCCGCGAACGCTTCCGCGAGGAGTACGCCCTTGACGCGGAGGCGGCGTCGAAACTCACCTCCACCAAGTCGGTGGCCGATTTCTTCGAGGACGTGGCCGACCGCTTCGACGCCGACCTCGCGGCGACGTGGGTGGCTGACGACCTCCTCGGCGAACTCAACTACCGCGACATGGGGATTGCGGACGTCGAGGACCGACTGGACGAGTTCGCCCGCCTCATCGAGCTCGTCGCCGCCGACGAAATCACGGAAAAGAACGCTCGTGAGGTCGTCTTGCGCACGATGCTCGACGAGGGCCTCGACCCCGACGCGGTGGTCGACCGCGAGGACCTCGGTAAGGCGGGCGACGAGGCGGTCGTCGCCGCCGTTGAGGAAGCCATCGACGAGAATCCCGACGCGGTGGAAGATTACCACGCCGGTGAGGGCGGTGCGCTCAACTTCCTCGTCGGACAGGTGATGAGTAAGACGGGCGGGAGCGCTGACCCCGGAACCGTCAACGGACTGCTTCGCGAGCGACTCGAAGCGTAG
- a CDS encoding type IV pilin N-terminal domain-containing protein → MDERAISPIVGVALMVVITLLLASMFAVSALNLADFGTEREAVADLTDKNEGADAGGTESHAGELIWPVDDGSGATTTHVVNYTIASDSDTAGNSLNSVTIEYADGSVDVSDVDERSDVTLVGIDGDRDGSVEDDATSDVECCPPGDGVIVADGGNTLRIELTGNYNLAAGDALRVKYTAVTNPSAGNHSATVTVNGEVDDTGTVEVES, encoded by the coding sequence ATGGACGAGCGGGCCATCTCTCCCATCGTCGGCGTCGCCCTCATGGTGGTCATCACGCTCCTACTGGCGTCGATGTTCGCCGTCAGCGCTCTCAATCTCGCCGACTTCGGGACGGAGCGAGAGGCGGTGGCAGACCTGACCGACAAAAATGAGGGCGCCGACGCGGGCGGCACCGAGTCGCACGCGGGCGAACTCATCTGGCCGGTCGACGACGGGTCGGGGGCGACCACCACACACGTCGTCAACTACACCATCGCCTCGGACTCGGACACCGCGGGCAACTCCCTGAACTCGGTCACGATAGAATACGCGGACGGGTCCGTGGACGTGAGCGACGTGGACGAACGCTCCGACGTTACGTTGGTCGGTATCGACGGCGACCGCGACGGAAGCGTCGAGGACGACGCGACGAGCGACGTGGAGTGCTGTCCGCCCGGCGACGGCGTCATCGTCGCCGACGGCGGGAACACCCTCCGCATCGAGCTGACGGGGAACTACAATCTGGCGGCCGGCGACGCCCTCAGAGTCAAATACACGGCGGTGACGAATCCGAGCGCCGGCAACCACAGCGCCACCGTCACCGTCAACGGCGAAGTCGACGACACGGGCACGGTCGAGGTGGAGAGCTGA
- a CDS encoding MFS transporter, with protein sequence MGARASSGWWQTPENALWVLVASGTLTVMAGAILGPVVNQIGTSLGVSQSLAGLVITTHGLFIVLTSPVAGRLIDRYGPRRPYVLGLALYGVAGGAGLVVESFPALLVTRALLGVAVAFVYTSITVLIYSLYESERKDRVMGLRGSANSFGAALWPLVGGALGTLSWHGPFGVYLLALPLGIVAAVTVPDPARSPRESNEGDIAALRRTLRTHPLLALVYALYFATNLLLYAIVVYYPRALATVGVDSSLSISLYLAAMGAAGGVSAYYYDRIRRRVDYRQLVLAACALWTVGFAVAATAPTRTVAVAPVVLFGLGQGLVFPTVLLWVEELVPADRQGQFSSYVAIVGYVGQFLAPVAFGPVAGAFGVHAVFATAALGAGIALVSLAWRTLS encoded by the coding sequence ATGGGTGCGCGAGCGTCGTCCGGGTGGTGGCAGACGCCGGAGAACGCCCTCTGGGTGCTCGTCGCGTCCGGCACGCTGACCGTGATGGCCGGGGCGATTCTCGGCCCCGTCGTCAACCAAATCGGGACGAGTCTGGGCGTCTCGCAGTCGCTCGCCGGCCTCGTCATCACGACACACGGCCTCTTCATCGTCCTCACCAGCCCCGTCGCCGGGCGACTCATCGACCGCTACGGCCCCCGTCGGCCGTACGTCCTCGGCCTCGCCCTCTACGGCGTCGCCGGCGGCGCGGGCTTGGTCGTCGAGTCGTTTCCGGCACTCCTCGTCACGCGCGCGCTCCTCGGCGTCGCCGTCGCGTTCGTCTACACGTCGATTACGGTCCTCATCTACTCGCTCTACGAGTCCGAGCGCAAGGACCGCGTGATGGGGCTTCGGGGGAGCGCCAACAGCTTCGGTGCCGCGCTGTGGCCGCTGGTCGGCGGGGCCCTGGGTACACTCTCGTGGCACGGCCCGTTCGGCGTTTACCTCCTCGCGCTCCCGTTGGGCATCGTCGCCGCGGTGACGGTGCCGGATCCGGCGCGTTCGCCGCGGGAGAGCAACGAGGGCGACATCGCCGCCCTGCGCCGCACGCTCCGAACGCACCCACTCCTTGCACTCGTCTACGCGCTCTACTTCGCGACGAACCTGTTACTCTACGCCATCGTCGTCTACTATCCCCGGGCGCTGGCGACGGTGGGAGTCGACTCGTCGCTCTCTATCAGCCTCTATCTGGCTGCGATGGGCGCCGCTGGCGGCGTCAGCGCGTACTACTACGACCGAATCCGACGCCGGGTCGACTACCGACAGCTCGTCCTCGCGGCGTGTGCGCTGTGGACCGTCGGCTTCGCCGTCGCGGCGACGGCACCGACGCGAACCGTCGCCGTCGCCCCCGTCGTCCTGTTCGGACTCGGGCAGGGACTCGTCTTTCCGACCGTCCTCCTCTGGGTCGAGGAACTGGTGCCCGCGGACCGACAGGGGCAGTTCAGTTCGTACGTCGCCATCGTCGGCTACGTCGGCCAGTTCCTCGCGCCCGTGGCGTTCGGCCCCGTTGCGGGCGCGTTCGGCGTCCACGCCGTCTTCGCCACCGCTGCGCTCGGCGCGGGCATCGCCCTCGTCTCCCTCGCGTGGCGAACGTTGTCCTGA
- a CDS encoding DUF7511 domain-containing protein, translated as MSNTSTPDDAPASSDVNVDIDDGGDPRCLHSVVVTYEGTPDRQTLYPSDAGETERLTHWLTADADAFRHLDEMR; from the coding sequence ATGTCGAACACCTCCACGCCCGACGACGCCCCGGCCAGTTCCGACGTGAACGTCGACATCGACGATGGAGGCGACCCCCGCTGCCTCCACTCCGTCGTCGTCACGTACGAGGGAACGCCGGACCGACAGACGCTCTACCCGTCCGACGCGGGCGAAACCGAGCGACTCACCCATTGGTTGACCGCCGACGCCGACGCCTTCCGCCACCTCGACGAGATGCGCTAA